The following nucleotide sequence is from Anthonomus grandis grandis unplaced genomic scaffold, icAntGran1.3 ctg00001109.1, whole genome shotgun sequence.
CGGcccattaaataaaacaaagcgATATTGCTTTTAACTCACAGGCGAAAGACATGTTAAGAAGAAGGGCCAAAGCAAGCGTTATGGTTTTAATGCTTGCTTTGGCGCTGCGGGCACGGTGCGTCCTCGGTACAGATATGTGTGCCCCGACCTTAAGTCTAATACTGCATTTCATTGGTTAGGATTTATCACGCGAGCTTCTATGTACCTTCCTACAAGTGATTTAGGTACGTGTATCAGTTATTAGTTGTTGTCGCTTCGTTACAATTGTTTGTGTTTTCACACATATTTGACAGTGGATAACATTGGTTATCCGCTCGACTAATAGTGCTATCAAATTggattttggtaagtattttttgtttttactattaTCGCAGCTTGCATTGTctaatttcttttgaaattgatacttttttatgtaaaatatgtatattattttcagtgACAAAATGTAGGGTTATATACACGTTTTGCCAGTTAAATTCTATCAATTGAGTTTCAGTGTGTAAAACAGAGACAAACTGAGATTAGACAGAGAACGCATGCATGTAAACAAATACGATAGATGGCGGAGCAAAGTTCTATCTTGCTTTCTACAGTCTCCCGTCTCTGTTCCACGCATTGGCGCAAAAATTGGCCATTGTAATTTCTAACTGGCACAATgtgtataatattttactgtaaaaattgtaaaaaatctgtttttttttagattttcgaaAATGTCACAACCAAAAAGATTAAGAGACGAACGTAGCAAAGATCCCATGAAATGGTTGCAATGGTATAATGAAATGGAGGAAGATGAAAGTGAACCGGAAGAAAACGAAAGCGAATCGGATAACGATTTTGTATATGAGAGCGAACATGATACAGATAGTGAACAGGGAGCTGACGAGGAAAGTCTGGACGATGAAGATGAAGGGATGCTGGATAATGATACATATCTTGCGAAGGATGGAATGACGAGGTGGAGAAAAGGTAATTTTCCTCTCAATGTTAGAACACGGGCTTGCAATATTATAACGCACTTGCCAGGTCCAAGAAAAGAAGCTCGCGAGTTGAAATCAGAAAttgatatttacaatttatttttggaCGAGGACATTATTGGGACCATTGTagaatcaacaaatatttatatccaGAAAGTTCGTGCTAAATTTGGAAGGGAAAAAGATGCTAGGGAGACTGATGCCTTAGAGGCTCGAGCTTTTATCGGTTTGTTATACCTTATTGGATCTTTACGctgttctaaaaaaaatttcagtaaATTATGGGACAATTCAAAAGGCAACAGTCTCGAATCATGTTATTTATGTATGTCGGAAAGGCGTTTTAGATTTCTTTTGAAATGTCTAAGGTTTGATGACATTCGGGATAGGGAGCAAAGAAAGGCCCTTGATAAACTAGCACCAgttcaaaaaattatggaactgttcaataaaaattgtcagAAGTATTTTTgtgcaagtgaatatcttactGTCGACGAGCAGCTATTGTCATTTCGAGGAAGATGTTCATTTCGACAATATATCCCAAGTAAACCTGCCAAATATGGTTTGAAGGTTTTTGCGCTTGTCGACTCGAAAACAGCTTACAGGCTAAACTTAGAACCATATGTTGGCAAGCAGCCAGATAGGCTATGTAGCATTAGCAATGCGGCTGAAGATATCGTCCTTCGTTTAGTGGAACCAGTAAGAGGAACAAATAGGAACATTACTGGTGATAACTGGTTTTCTAGCCTTTCCTTAGCAAAAAAGCTACAAAGTGTAAACCTCACGTATGTTGGTACTATGCGTCAAAATAAGAGGGAAATACCCGAAGGCTTTTTACCAAACAAGAGCCGACAAATAAATTTGTCAATCTTTGGATTTCAGAAAGATTGTAGTCTGGTATCCTACTGCCCCAAAAAAGGTAAAGCAGTTCTAATATTATCTACAATGCATTTTGATGGAGCCATAGATGCTTCAACAGGCGAAGCACTTAAAGCCAAAAGCAACATGGTCactttttataatatgacaAAAGTTGGGGTACAAGACGATGGCCCATGGTACTGTTTTATGATTTTCTGAACATAGCGGCAATAAATTCGTTCTGTATCTATAGGCTCCATTGTGAAGCTTCAACAACAAATACTAAAAGAGCTGAATTTCTAGAAAAATCTAAGTTGGGCTCTAATAAAACCACAAATAGAACGGAGGGCGAGCATCGAAACCCTCCCAAGGGAGCTTCGCAGAAGAGCTAAGTTACTTGTTGGGATCCAGGAGGAGGCAGTGCAACAATTTGATAAAACCGGTTCACGAGGACGGTGCTATCAGTGTGGGAGGCAACGTAACAAAATGAGCAGAAAATGGTGTTACAAATGTAATAATTGGGCCTGTCTAGAccaccttaaaaatatttgtaccagTTGCGTTGAGAATCAGTAAATACTTATATTTAGTACAGTACTTTTGGTTacttatttagaattaattttagttctattaaaatcaaaatcagCGTATCAGGTTGATTCATTAGTTTATATTATccaacattattataaaataaaacatttttccacTTAACTTTTCGTTTgtaaatcattttttgaaaaataataactgGATGACAACTGTCATCCGCGCGACTAATGgagggttaaaaaattataataataacttttcttttaattgtatTATGGATAAATAAAGGGTTTTTTTGACATGGACCCTGGCgtgaataccaattttaaactttttatactCTGATAATGGATACCGCTGTgccgaaacatgtcgggaattataaaaactgaattatgtttaataaataagtggaagAAGACTGTAAGATTTTCATTTATCATTATCTATTAttgatcaatattattattttcatttcttcATACTcgggatttattaaaatattatcaaattttaaaaaaaaatctgatttacCAAATGTACAGATTTACCATATTTGTTTGATGTGCAGATAGCCTTCCGGCTTTCTGCAATAAAAATGCGGTAAAATAGGTCATCAGATTAGCCTGAacaataaatttacaaatatcttgatttttttatctctaatagaatttttttcctaaaaaatatcgccatgataaaataatatttttggctGGCTCCATACTTCTCACAAAAATCTTGAAGAAAACAACATATTAACTCATatagacaaaatttaaaaaaatgtattataaacataataaggggtaaaataaagtaaaataaagagatTAGATATAGAATTATAGTCTAGGATCTAAAACATTACTGAGGATTAAAAAATCCTTATGCCTATGCCAGTATTCGAACCTGATTTCGGCACAACTCGAACATTTGCCCACGGTGCCATCGAGgtaggcattttttaaattttcattttaattaaaaatcgttgaactttttattttttaaacagatggaatcttttattgcttttttttgtgaaatctAACTATGCCTACCACCTAACGTTTTGGCTTAAAAGTTATCACCAATATCTTTTTTATGAGAAGTATATCTATCGTACGTAAATATTAATGGCTTTTAATATCTTTAGTACTTCAgttcatttttatcttttattttttcatgtatGTTTtgatattcgtttttttttatacattcataacaaaataaaatttaattaaaagcttCTCTGAATAAACGCCATGTGAAAACTGTTTTATTGGCTTAACCTATTTTATTGGTTGTTCTAACTTACATATTTTaacattgtttaaaaaaaaaatcttaaatataaaaaaaataattcagtgACACAAATATATTTCTGGCTAAGAAAATATAACCAATAGAAGATTTATTAtctcattaattaattataatataaattaaatcaagtTAATTAccgaagattttaaaaatatatcttaaatacGAAgcaacaaaattttgatttaattactTTAAGTCTTCCCTGTCTAAGATCCCTAGTATTAATCTTTCTTGcattattcctttttttatactctttttattagatacaatgtcatactacccaatagtataattttttaaatactatattagcaACCTGTTCTATTATGAATGAGTTCCTATATTGGAACACGTGGCTCAATGTGCCAAACACAAggccaaaaaacgaaaaaaaaagaatgtaaattgtacatttctttaattataatttttcataatttgtataaagtttaaccagatttattatattattttattaattctttaataccatatttataataaaacttgaCTACATGCTTGatactttattaaataattaagataatCTAATATTTTAGCGATAGTAACATAACTgtaatatttttaggttatacTATTAATtctattgaataatttaatcaaaattcaGCTGATATACATGCGAAACATATTGTTGCTAATATTTAAAACGTACATACCTGGCAAtctgatatttttaaataatattactaataCCGACACAGAGATACTCGAGATAATATCTCGAACATATGAACCGCACTGACCCGTAAGTCCAAGGACAgtcaataacaaataaaatgcaaTCAAATCATTCAGATAATTACATTTACATATCACACATAAGATAGTAAATGTTTACACGCTTATTCgcaaatgtttcaatttttagaataaatgaTAAGTATTTATCATTTAGCTGGCAagatgcctttaaaaaaaagtgaaacaattttttaaaatagtggattaaaggaaaaagaaagccgtagaattatgtaaatatttttattccaagATAAAACTGTATCCGCAAGTACGGAAACcaatataaaatagaatttaaaaaaaattttgttaatctgatattaaatgaaaacataccgggtggtgcgtcgccgagcggaacataggaaatcccaagtaaattttaaggaggtcaattattggcttccctgtacatgttacagaaaaaatgtaagataacttgttgaagagaccaatctggcaaaccctcgtgcaaagtttcaaaaaattttaataagcgaatcttgaattattcaattaaatgtaattgcaaaattaccaaattttcggtttaggtaaaaccagacaccagccatcagcaaacaatttgttataaggctttgtcaaatctgacatACAGCCGaatacgaaatattttttttaatagttaaaatggacggaatgggcttggtgggtaaataaactgaaaacatttcagatactgctctaaaactgtttcccgcataataccacttaattatggctatttgttcgtcgattgaataattcatacttgttttcaaataccGACtatcactgatttattgacacttttcctcacgtcagtgacaatattcattttactggtgcccgtttggttttacctgaaccgaaaatttgctaataattacatttaattgaataattcaagaatcgcttattaaaattttttgaaactttgcacaagggtttgccaaattggtctcttcaaaaagttatattacattttttctataaaatgtacagggaagtcaataattgacccccttaaaatttacctgggttttcctatgttccgctctgcgacgcaccacccgatatatgtacatacattatAACAAGAA
It contains:
- the LOC126750032 gene encoding piggyBac transposable element-derived protein 4-like, coding for MAEQSSILLSTVSRLCSTHWRKNWPLFSKMSQPKRLRDERSKDPMKWLQWYNEMEEDESEPEENESESDNDFVYESEHDTDSEQGADEESLDDEDEGMLDNDTYLAKDGMTRWRKGNFPLNVRTRACNIITHLPGPRKEARELKSEIDIYNLFLDEDIIGTIVESTNIYIQKVRAKFGREKDARETDALEARAFIGLLYLIGSLRCSKKNFSKLWDNSKGNSLESCYLCMSERRFRFLLKCLRFDDIRDREQRKALDKLAPVQKIMELFNKNCQKYFCASEYLTVDEQLLSFRGRCSFRQYIPSKPAKYGLKVFALVDSKTAYRLNLEPYVGKQPDRLCSISNAAEDIVLRLVEPVRGTNRNITGDNWFSSLSLAKKLQSVNLTYVGTMRQNKREIPEGFLPNKSRQINLSIFGFQKDCSLVSYCPKKGKAVLILSTMHFDGAIDASTGEALKAKSNMVTFYNMTKVGVQDDGPWYCFMIF